The following coding sequences are from one Epinephelus fuscoguttatus linkage group LG7, E.fuscoguttatus.final_Chr_v1 window:
- the LOC125891547 gene encoding uncharacterized protein LOC125891547, giving the protein MKQLDHLKMRNSAVESAKRMTRGLEKEESETVLVEFKGRVPPTELYFGFIRYRKEKKKKKKKQKKNHKRASKRKNDAILRNVSNHKGDVYVGNLGMMHPSILSDEASLGHITLSPSEYRCPLCPRFKTKNESAIQRHMKNHTENAVHFHEKIICRCNMPCRDKGHFHCPFCDTTVIRKDFVSPHVTECFKKCVVVVSPLHQSSPSSSEDFIAQSLDHSYALPPSVSASATTTEPPEEAVTHELPSSHLSHPLSQTASPKTPTAVTDQSPPATTTEPPEPPLPSSHVKCPHCTIVLYKKNLALHIQRRHSQQKDITTKSHLKSTCVDQHNSVYAVSKIAKGFSVPVDVLRKTWGQHVTKCEMEDCRQYHLLVQRSGLSPSLCHHIRSVDYCSTTASEGPLHHQVLSEMVENKFCGDSKEDLCKNNQKEAEETHVPLSVLVELGGSPSKIYCVHGFQLF; this is encoded by the exons ATGAAACAACTAGACCACCTGAAGATGAGGAACAGTGCCGTAGAAAGTGCTAAAAGAATGACAAGGGGACTGGAGAAAGAAGAGTCTGAGACTGTGCTGGTGGAGTTTAAAGGGAGGGTGCCCCCTACTGAGCTGTACTTTGGATTTATTAGGTACAGG aaggagaagaagaagaagaagaagaagcagaagaagaaccATAAACGCGCCAGTAAGAGAAAGAACG ATGCAATTCTACGTAATGTATCGAATCATAAGGGGGACGTCTATGTGGGGAATCTCGGCATG ATGCACCCCTCTATTTTGAGTGACGAAGCCAGTCTGGGGCACATAACCCTTTCACCATCTGAGTATAGGTGTCCTCTCTGCCCCagatttaaaaccaaaaatgagAGCGCGATCCAGAGGCACATGAAAAACCATACGgaaaatgcagttcatttccaTG AAAAGATAATCTGCAGATGCAACATGCCTTGCCGTGATAAAGGTCATTTCCACTGTCCATTCTGTGACACAACTGTAATTCGTAAAGACTTCGTATCACCACATGTGACtgagtgttttaaaaaatgtgttgttgtggTGTCACCTCTTCATCAGTCCTCACCATCATCATCTGAGGACTTTATTGCACAATCACTGGATCATTCATATGCACTTCCCCCTTCAGTGTCCGCATCAGCTACAACCACAGAGCCTCCAGAAGAAGCAGTCACTCACGAACTTCCATCTTCCCACCTCTCCCACCCTCTATCTCAGACAGCATCACCCAAGACCCCAACAGCTGTCACAGATCAGTCACCCCCAGCTACAACCACAGAGCCTCCAGAGCCTCCACTTCCATCTTCCCACGTGAAGTGCCCTCACTGCACCATTGTATTATACAAAAAGAATTTGGCATTACATATTCAAAGACGACACAGTCAACAAAAAGATATAACAACCAAATCTCATCTTAAAAGCACATGTGTTGACCAACATAATAGCGTTTATGCAGTCAGTAAAATTGCTAAGGGTTTCAGCGTACCGGTGGATGTGCTGCGGAAAACATGGGGCCAGCATGTCACAAAATGTGAGATGGAGGACTGTCGGCAGTATCACCTACTTGTTCAAAGGAGTGGCCTGTCTCCTAGCTTGTGTCACCATATTCGGTCTGTGGATTACTGTAGCACTACTGCCAGTGAGGGGCCACTGCACCACCAGGTTCTTTCCGAAATGGTGGAAAACAAGTTTTGTGGGGACTCCAAGGAGGACTTGtgcaaaaataatcaaaaagaaGCTGAGGAAACTCATGTCCCCTTGTCAGTGTTGGTGGAACTTGGTGGTTCGCCAAGTAAAATTTATTGTGTCcatggttttcagttgttttga